A portion of the Zymoseptoria tritici IPO323 chromosome 8, whole genome shotgun sequence genome contains these proteins:
- the HTR2401 gene encoding histone H3 (Histone H3, core histone required for chromatin assembly and chromosome function) → MARTKQISRGGRQSTGGKSAGKTTPGRGGARGGARGGKAPRSSTGSMGGVKKPHRYKAGTVALREIRRYQKSTELLIAKLPFSRLVREVCMNVAPASSEVSRWQSQAIQALQEAAEAFLVHLFEDSNLCAIHAKRVTIMQKDIQLARRIRGAWGGLG, encoded by the exons ATGGCGCGAACAAAGCAAATATCACGAGGAGGACGGCAGAGCACAGGGGGAAAGTCGGCGGGCAAAACGACACCAGGCAGAGGAGGTGCGAGAGGAGGAGCACGAGGAGGCAAGGCACCGAGATCGAGCACAGGGTCAATGGGAG GCGTAAAGAAACCGCATCGCTACAAGGCTGGGACCGTTGCTCTTCGCGAGATCCGACGATATCAAAAAAGCACAGAGCTACTGatcgcaaagctgccctTCTCACGTCTG GTACGAGAAGTATGCATGAACGTAGCGCCTGCCTCGTCAGAAGTTTCGCGCTGGCAATCACAAGCCATCCAAGCCCTGCAGGAAGCAGCGGAGGCTTTCCTCGTGCATCTGTTCGAAGACTCTAATCTCTGCGCAATCCATGCGAAACGAGTAACGATCATGCAGAAGGATATTCAACTTGCAAGGCGGATACGCGGCGCTTGGGGTGGTTTGGGTTGA
- a CDS encoding uncharacterized protein (Predicted secreted (by PSORTII) protein. Probable conserved fungal protein. Unknown function (it matches with fungal hypothetical proteins). Theoretical pI: 8.27): protein MTLSILLLELCFGQTLENSPFRDQYRSPEGQQDSMMDLAAASKWAERVEGEAGPEYADAVYWCLAMRRGRQVGNAWRQDLLQIVI, encoded by the coding sequence ATGACCCTAAGCATACTCCTGCTTGAACTGTGCTTCGGTCAAACTCTGGAGAACAGCCCATTTCGAGATCAATACCGGTCTCCGGAAGGGCAGCAAGATAGTATGATGGACTTGGCGGCTGCGTCGAAATGGGCGGAAAGAGTCGAAGGAGAAGCCGGACCAGAGTATGCTGATGCGGTCTACTGGTGCCTTGCAATGCGAAGAGGCCGGCAGGTTGGCAACGCCTGGAGACAAGACTTGCTGCAAATCGTCATT